In the genome of Meles meles chromosome 16, mMelMel3.1 paternal haplotype, whole genome shotgun sequence, one region contains:
- the FOXA2 gene encoding hepatocyte nuclear factor 3-beta isoform X2 yields MLGAVKMEGHEPSDWSSYYAEPEGYSSVSNMNAGLGMNGMNTYMSMSAAAMGSGSGNMSAGSMNMSSYVGAGMSPSLAGMSPGAGAMASMGGSAGAAGVAGMGPHLSPSLSPLGGQAAGAMGGLTPYANMNSMSPMYGQAGLSRARDPKTYRRSYTHAKPPYSYISLITMAIQQSPNKMLTLSEIYQWIMDLFPFYRQNQQRWQNSIRHSLSFNDCFLKVPRSPDKPGKGSFWTLHPDSGNMFENGCYLRRQKRFKCEKQLALKEASGATGSGKKAAAGAQASQGQLGEAAGPASETPAGTESPHSSASPCQEHKRGALGELKGTPAAALSPPEPAPSPGQQQQQAAAHLLGPPHHPGLPPEAHLKPEHHYAFNHPFSINNLMSSEQQHHHSHHHHQPHKMDLKAYEQVMHYPGYGSPMPGSLAMGPVTNKAGLDASPLAADTSYYQGVYSRPIMNSS; encoded by the exons ATGCTGGGAGCGGTGAAGATGGAAGGGCACGAGCCGTCCGACTGGAGCAGCTACTATGCCGAGCCGGAG GGCTACTCCTCCGTGAGCAACATGAACGCCGGCCTGGGGATGAACGGTATGAACACTTACATGAGCATGTCCGCGGCCGCCATGGGCAGCGGCTCCGGCAACATGAGCGCCGGCTCCATGAACATGTCCTCGTATGTGGGCGCGGGCATGAGCCCATCCCTGGCCGGCATGTCCCCCGGGGCGGGCGCCATGGCgagcatgggtggctcagccgggGCGGCCGGTGTGGCGGGCATGGGGCCGCACCTGAGTCCCAGCCTCAGCCCGCTCGGGGGACAGGCGGCCGGGGCCATGGGTGGCCTGACCCCCTATGCCAACATGAACTCCATGAGCCCCATGTACGGGCAGGCGGGCCTGAGCCGTGCGCGCGACCCCAAGACGTACCGGCGCAGCTACACCCACGCCAAGCCGCCCTATTCCTACATCTCGCTCATCACCATGGCCATCCAGCAGAGCCCCAACAAGATGCTGACATTGAGCGAGATCTACCAGTGGATCATGGACCTCTTCCCCTTCTACCGGCAGAACCAGCAGCGCTGGCAGAACTCTATCCGCCACTCTCTGTCTTTCAACGACTGCTTCCTCAAGGTGCCCCGCTCGCCCGACAAGCCCGGCAAGGGCTCCTTTTGGACCCTGCACCCCGACTCGGGCAACATGTTCGAGAATGGCTGCTACTTGCGCCGCCAGAAGCGCTTCAAGTGTGAGAAGCAGCTGGCCCTGAAGGAAGCCTCAGGCGCCACGGGCAGTGGCAAGAAGGCCGCCGCCGGGGCCCAGGCCTCGCAGGGTCAGCTAGGGGAGGCCGCCGGGCCGGCGTCTGAGACTCCAGCGGGCACCGAGTCGCCCCACTCGAGCGCCTCTCCGTGCCAGGAGCACAAGCGAGGGGCCCTGGGGGAGCTGAAGGGGACGCCGGCCGCAGCCCTGAGCCCTCCAGAGCCGGCGCCATCGccggggcagcagcagcagcaggctgCGGCCCACCTGCTTGGCCCTCCCCATCACCCCGGCCTGCCGCCGGAGGCTCACCTTAAGCCCGAGCACCACTACGCCTTCAACCACCCCTTCTCCATCAACAACCTCATGTCCTCggagcagcagcaccaccacagccaccatcaccaccagccCCACAAAATGGACCTCAAGGCCTATGAACAGGTGATGCACTATCCTGGCTACGGTTCCCCTATGCCGGGTAGCCTGGCCATGGGCCCTGTCACGAACAAAGCAGGCCTGGATGCCTCACCACTGGCCGCAGACACCTCCTACTACCAGGGAGTGTACTCAAGGCCCATAATGAACTCCTCTTAA
- the FOXA2 gene encoding hepatocyte nuclear factor 3-beta isoform X1, with protein sequence MHSASSMLGAVKMEGHEPSDWSSYYAEPEGYSSVSNMNAGLGMNGMNTYMSMSAAAMGSGSGNMSAGSMNMSSYVGAGMSPSLAGMSPGAGAMASMGGSAGAAGVAGMGPHLSPSLSPLGGQAAGAMGGLTPYANMNSMSPMYGQAGLSRARDPKTYRRSYTHAKPPYSYISLITMAIQQSPNKMLTLSEIYQWIMDLFPFYRQNQQRWQNSIRHSLSFNDCFLKVPRSPDKPGKGSFWTLHPDSGNMFENGCYLRRQKRFKCEKQLALKEASGATGSGKKAAAGAQASQGQLGEAAGPASETPAGTESPHSSASPCQEHKRGALGELKGTPAAALSPPEPAPSPGQQQQQAAAHLLGPPHHPGLPPEAHLKPEHHYAFNHPFSINNLMSSEQQHHHSHHHHQPHKMDLKAYEQVMHYPGYGSPMPGSLAMGPVTNKAGLDASPLAADTSYYQGVYSRPIMNSS encoded by the exons ATGCACTCGGCTTCCAGTATGCTGGGAGCGGTGAAGATGGAAGGGCACGAGCCGTCCGACTGGAGCAGCTACTATGCCGAGCCGGAG GGCTACTCCTCCGTGAGCAACATGAACGCCGGCCTGGGGATGAACGGTATGAACACTTACATGAGCATGTCCGCGGCCGCCATGGGCAGCGGCTCCGGCAACATGAGCGCCGGCTCCATGAACATGTCCTCGTATGTGGGCGCGGGCATGAGCCCATCCCTGGCCGGCATGTCCCCCGGGGCGGGCGCCATGGCgagcatgggtggctcagccgggGCGGCCGGTGTGGCGGGCATGGGGCCGCACCTGAGTCCCAGCCTCAGCCCGCTCGGGGGACAGGCGGCCGGGGCCATGGGTGGCCTGACCCCCTATGCCAACATGAACTCCATGAGCCCCATGTACGGGCAGGCGGGCCTGAGCCGTGCGCGCGACCCCAAGACGTACCGGCGCAGCTACACCCACGCCAAGCCGCCCTATTCCTACATCTCGCTCATCACCATGGCCATCCAGCAGAGCCCCAACAAGATGCTGACATTGAGCGAGATCTACCAGTGGATCATGGACCTCTTCCCCTTCTACCGGCAGAACCAGCAGCGCTGGCAGAACTCTATCCGCCACTCTCTGTCTTTCAACGACTGCTTCCTCAAGGTGCCCCGCTCGCCCGACAAGCCCGGCAAGGGCTCCTTTTGGACCCTGCACCCCGACTCGGGCAACATGTTCGAGAATGGCTGCTACTTGCGCCGCCAGAAGCGCTTCAAGTGTGAGAAGCAGCTGGCCCTGAAGGAAGCCTCAGGCGCCACGGGCAGTGGCAAGAAGGCCGCCGCCGGGGCCCAGGCCTCGCAGGGTCAGCTAGGGGAGGCCGCCGGGCCGGCGTCTGAGACTCCAGCGGGCACCGAGTCGCCCCACTCGAGCGCCTCTCCGTGCCAGGAGCACAAGCGAGGGGCCCTGGGGGAGCTGAAGGGGACGCCGGCCGCAGCCCTGAGCCCTCCAGAGCCGGCGCCATCGccggggcagcagcagcagcaggctgCGGCCCACCTGCTTGGCCCTCCCCATCACCCCGGCCTGCCGCCGGAGGCTCACCTTAAGCCCGAGCACCACTACGCCTTCAACCACCCCTTCTCCATCAACAACCTCATGTCCTCggagcagcagcaccaccacagccaccatcaccaccagccCCACAAAATGGACCTCAAGGCCTATGAACAGGTGATGCACTATCCTGGCTACGGTTCCCCTATGCCGGGTAGCCTGGCCATGGGCCCTGTCACGAACAAAGCAGGCCTGGATGCCTCACCACTGGCCGCAGACACCTCCTACTACCAGGGAGTGTACTCAAGGCCCATAATGAACTCCTCTTAA